Proteins found in one Ammospiza nelsoni isolate bAmmNel1 chromosome 15, bAmmNel1.pri, whole genome shotgun sequence genomic segment:
- the LOC132080114 gene encoding uncharacterized LOC128031833 homolog, translating into MDSLTEQRLTSPNLPAPHLEHYSVLHCTMTLDVQTVVVFAVIVVLLLVNVILMFFLGTR; encoded by the coding sequence ATGGACAGTCTTACAGAGCAGAGGTTGACTTCTCCAAATCTGCCAGCCCCACACCTCGAACACTACAGTGTTCTGCATTGCACCATGACCTTGGATGTTCAAACGGTGGTCGTTTTTGCAGTGATTGTGGTGCTATTGCTTGTGAATGTCATACTCATGTTCTTCCTGGGCACTCgttaa